The genome window GGCTTGATTTATTCCCTCCATGGCACTTTTTAGATTTTTTGTATTTATGAGATCTTCTTTGTTCATCTTGTCATAAAGCTCATTCATTTTAGCCTTTAAAATTTCTGGCAAAGTATTTATATCTTTGTTTGCAGCATCTTGAAAGAAGTTATTGCAAAGAGCTTTTATGCTTATTAATAAGCCATCGCTGCTTTTATAATCATGTAAATTTTGTTCTAAATTGTTCATATCTTTTACCTTATAAAACGTATTTTGCTTCGTGTTTTAGTGCTGAAAATATCTCTAGCCTCTCTTCTTCGCTCAAAACTAGTACGGCTAAGTCATAGCTTGCGTACTTTTTATCTTTGCTAAATTTTGAAAAGACTAGCTTAAATTCTCTATCTTTTACTATCTCTTTTACCTTTTCTTCTACATTGACATCTGCATCAAATATTATTTTGTATTCCCAATGCGTTGGGTAATCAATTTTTGCTTTTTTGTTATTTAGATCGCATATACTCGCCACTTTTTCCTCCTGTTTTACTCTCTAATACGATATTACTTATTTCCATGCTTTTATCTATAGCTTTTACCATATCATAAATGGTCAAAAGCCCCACGCTAACGCCAGTTAATGCCTCCATCTCAACGCCTGTTTTACCCTCTATTTTTACGCTCACATAAAGCTTAAAAGCGCAAATTTCAGATAGCTCCTCAATATCACAATCCACACCTAAAATAGCTAGTGGATGGCACATCGGGATTAGTTCGCTTGTCTTTTTTGCTCCCATTATCGCAGCAACGACAGCCGTTTGGATGACCGGGCCTTTTTTGCCGGTATTTTCTTTTATCGCCCTAAAGGCCTCTTTGCTCATTTTTATGATCCCGCTAGCAGTTGCTACTCTTTTTGTAGGATCTTTTGGGCTCACATCGACCATTTTTGGACGATCTTTCTCATCTAAATGCGTTAGCATT of Campylobacter concisus contains these proteins:
- a CDS encoding HP0495 family protein is translated as MASICDLNNKKAKIDYPTHWEYKIIFDADVNVEEKVKEIVKDREFKLVFSKFSKDKKYASYDLAVLVLSEEERLEIFSALKHEAKYVL
- the moaC gene encoding cyclic pyranopterin monophosphate synthase MoaC, translated to MMLTHLDEKDRPKMVDVSPKDPTKRVATASGIIKMSKEAFRAIKENTGKKGPVIQTAVVAAIMGAKKTSELIPMCHPLAILGVDCDIEELSEICAFKLYVSVKIEGKTGVEMEALTGVSVGLLTIYDMVKAIDKSMEISNIVLESKTGGKSGEYMRSK